One Brassica oleracea var. oleracea cultivar TO1000 chromosome C7, BOL, whole genome shotgun sequence genomic window carries:
- the LOC106302350 gene encoding 3-hexulose-6-phosphate isomerase-like, translated as RQNLNGDNSHPTDPYPPLLDLLLTELPGVSRRSARVFLHGVGREGLMLKVKAFAMRLFHLGLSSHLVSDVTTPPISSPDLLIASAGPGRFSTVDVICSIAKSCGAKVVLITAQPERASCVKQTTDVCYVPAQTWQVTAEVRRRRDE; from the coding sequence CGGCAGAATCTCAACGGCGATAATAGTCATCCCACCGATCCATACCCACCACTGTTGGATCTCCTCTTGACGGAGCTACCCGGAGTCTCCCGCCGCAGCGCTCGCGTCTTCCTCCACGGCGTCGGGCGAGAAGGCCTCATGCTGAAAGTGAAAGCCTTCGCGATGCGTCTCTTCCACCTCGGCCTCTCCTCTCACTTAGTCTCCGACGTGACCACGCCTCCGATCTCATCTCCCGATCTCCTCATCGCCTCAGCCGGTCCCGGACGATTCTCCACCGTCGATGTGATTTGCTCCATCGCGAAATCGTGCGGTGCTAAGGTTGTGCTCATCACCGCGCAGCCGGAGAGAGCTTCTTGTGTGAAGCAGACGACGGATGTGTGTTATGTCCCGGCGCAGACGTGGCAAGTGACGGCGGAGGTGCGGCGGAGAAGGGATGAATAA
- the LOC106304861 gene encoding uncharacterized protein LOC106304861, whose amino-acid sequence MTWLCLSKGQSTCTVLTPSVKARFMSSRNIPSSLGLRKRESRSMERFWFCNYNHLMLFAKTNTVFVGEVWGIKTIYNEETQRTQRHMTITRRHSTVCLSVFDN is encoded by the exons ATGACCTG GCTATGCTTATCCAAGGGTCAATCAACGTGTACCGTTTTAACACCTTCAGTGAAGGCTCGGTTTATGA GTTCACGGAACATACCGTCTTCGTTGGGCTTGCGGAAACGAGAGAGCCGATCCATGGAAAGGTTTTGGTTCTGCAATTACAACCACCTCATGTTATTTGCCAAAACCAACACAG TCTTCGTTGGTGAAGTCTGGGGCATTAAAACGATCTACAACGAAGAGACCCAGCGTACTCAACGTCACATGACAATCACAAGGAG GCACTCGACAGTCTGCCTGAGTGTATTTGACAACTAA